A window from Pyrococcus kukulkanii encodes these proteins:
- a CDS encoding 4Fe-4S dicluster domain-containing protein — MSEIPNYLRFGYITPEELFSIIPKPSEERLRKRPVAVPECPQQIPCTPCKEICPTNAVIMEHPNDIPKVDYEKCIGCSLCVQVCPGLAFFMIHYVGDKARITMPHELLPLPKPGEEVVLLNRVGEEVGRGKVVSVVPREKTRGDTPIITVEVPIELAWEVRAVKVVRE; from the coding sequence ATGAGCGAGATCCCAAATTATTTAAGGTTCGGTTATATAACTCCCGAAGAGCTATTCTCAATAATCCCAAAGCCAAGCGAAGAGAGGCTCAGGAAAAGGCCTGTTGCCGTTCCAGAGTGTCCCCAACAGATCCCCTGCACCCCGTGCAAGGAGATATGCCCAACTAATGCTGTAATAATGGAGCACCCAAACGATATCCCCAAAGTAGACTATGAAAAGTGCATAGGTTGCTCACTCTGCGTCCAAGTCTGTCCTGGGCTCGCGTTCTTCATGATCCACTACGTAGGAGACAAGGCAAGGATAACGATGCCTCATGAACTCCTGCCACTTCCAAAGCCCGGCGAAGAGGTAGTTCTGCTAAACAGGGTTGGAGAGGAAGTTGGAAGGGGAAAGGTAGTTTCAGTTGTTCCTAGGGAGAAGACGAGAGGTGATACTCCCATAATAACAGTTGAAGTGCCCATAGAGCTTGCCTGGGAGGTTAGGGCTGTTAAGGTGGTGAGAGAATGA
- a CDS encoding (2Fe-2S)-binding protein produces the protein MRIVCRCNDVTVEEIERLIDEGVTDLEELRRLLRIGMGPCQGRTCIPIVISILAKKTGKKPEEIQPPNARFPVRPVKIEALTEGGK, from the coding sequence ATGAGGATAGTGTGTAGGTGTAACGATGTGACAGTTGAGGAAATTGAAAGGCTTATAGATGAGGGGGTTACGGATCTTGAGGAGCTCAGGAGACTCCTGAGAATAGGCATGGGGCCGTGTCAGGGTAGAACATGTATTCCAATAGTTATCTCAATCCTTGCTAAAAAAACCGGAAAAAAACCAGAAGAAATACAGCCACCTAACGCGAGATTTCCAGTTAGGCCCGTGAAGATTGAGGCCCTCACGGAGGGGGGCAAATGA
- a CDS encoding NAD(P)/FAD-dependent oxidoreductase gives MIGIIGGGIIGVATAYELAKLGEEVVVFEKRYFGSGSTFRCASGIRAQFTDEANIKLMKYSIERWKQLSDELGHNIMFQQTGYLFLATSEEEVEAFKNNIKLQNKFGVPTKLITPEEAKEIVPPLNADAFLAGAWNPEDGKASPFHTLYAYKKAGEKLGVKFYEYTKVIDIEEGWRIKTTRGEFKVDIIVNATNAWAKEINAMIGKDVVPIKPFKHQLVKTEPIERGQIEPLVCPPAWNDSYVIQDGEDGGVICGTALEYESSPDDVSPTYEFAKEVLKWAVKIVPALRHVHVVRQWAGHYARTPDNNPAIGELTENFYVAIGFSGHGFMMAPAVAQALAERIVKGRTKVPLDWEWFDPWRFERGELRSSAFQIG, from the coding sequence ATGATTGGGATAATTGGGGGAGGTATCATAGGGGTCGCCACTGCCTATGAGCTTGCAAAACTTGGCGAGGAAGTTGTCGTGTTCGAGAAGAGGTACTTTGGCTCAGGCTCAACCTTTAGATGTGCAAGTGGAATCAGGGCCCAGTTCACTGATGAAGCCAATATAAAGCTGATGAAATACTCGATAGAGAGATGGAAGCAACTAAGCGATGAATTAGGACATAACATAATGTTCCAACAGACCGGCTACCTATTCTTGGCTACTAGCGAGGAGGAAGTTGAAGCATTTAAGAACAACATAAAGCTACAGAACAAATTTGGCGTGCCTACAAAGCTAATAACCCCAGAAGAAGCCAAAGAAATAGTCCCACCCCTAAATGCGGATGCATTCCTCGCGGGAGCATGGAATCCTGAGGATGGCAAGGCAAGCCCGTTTCACACTCTCTACGCATACAAAAAGGCAGGAGAAAAGCTTGGAGTTAAGTTCTACGAGTACACAAAGGTCATTGACATAGAGGAAGGATGGAGAATAAAAACAACTAGAGGAGAATTCAAGGTGGATATTATAGTGAACGCAACGAACGCATGGGCAAAGGAAATTAACGCAATGATAGGGAAGGACGTTGTTCCCATAAAACCCTTCAAGCATCAGTTAGTGAAAACCGAACCAATAGAAAGGGGTCAGATAGAACCCCTTGTTTGTCCCCCAGCATGGAACGACAGTTATGTAATTCAGGATGGAGAGGACGGAGGAGTTATATGCGGAACGGCCTTAGAGTACGAATCTTCGCCAGACGATGTATCGCCAACCTATGAGTTCGCTAAGGAGGTTCTAAAGTGGGCAGTTAAGATAGTCCCAGCTCTAAGGCACGTCCATGTTGTAAGGCAGTGGGCAGGACACTATGCTAGAACCCCGGACAACAACCCCGCTATCGGAGAATTAACTGAGAACTTTTATGTGGCGATTGGATTCTCGGGACACGGATTCATGATGGCTCCGGCGGTTGCTCAAGCACTAGCTGAGAGGATAGTAAAGGGAAGAACAAAAGTGCCGTTAGACTGGGAATGGTTCGACCCATGGAGGTTTGAGAGGGGAGAGCTTAGGAGCTCAGCCTTCCAGATAGGTTAG
- a CDS encoding EMC3/TMCO1 family protein, which translates to MLEGIYIALDELFGPLLRSAHPMWVVTLSGVILGAFFVFLNYVFVDREKMKRLQKMAKEIQEEFQKARESGDEKKLRKVQQKQLELLRLQNELMKDAFFKPMLISWPIVIVFWGWLRRWYTEVAIVKYPFNFFLFDIFHKMYHSALKPDELGYFGWYFLTSYVVGSVLRKILDMD; encoded by the coding sequence ATGCTTGAGGGAATTTACATAGCTTTGGACGAGCTATTTGGCCCGCTCTTGAGATCGGCTCATCCAATGTGGGTAGTTACGTTATCGGGTGTTATCCTTGGGGCATTCTTTGTCTTTTTGAATTACGTATTCGTTGATCGGGAGAAAATGAAAAGATTACAAAAAATGGCGAAGGAAATTCAGGAAGAGTTTCAAAAGGCTAGAGAATCCGGAGATGAGAAAAAATTGAGGAAAGTTCAGCAAAAACAGTTGGAACTATTGAGGTTACAAAATGAATTAATGAAAGATGCTTTCTTTAAGCCAATGCTTATAAGTTGGCCAATAGTCATAGTGTTCTGGGGTTGGTTGAGGAGGTGGTATACGGAGGTCGCGATAGTTAAGTATCCATTCAACTTCTTTCTGTTTGATATATTCCACAAGATGTACCACTCAGCACTAAAACCTGACGAACTCGGGTACTTCGGCTGGTACTTCCTTACAAGTTACGTGGTTGGTTCAGTGTTGAGAAAAATATTAGATATGGACTAA
- a CDS encoding adenylate kinase, producing MSFVVIITGIPGVGKSTITRLALQRTRAKFRLVNFGDLMFEEAVKAGLVKHRDEMRKLPLSVQRELQKKVAEKIAKMAKKEPILIDTHATIKTPHGYLLGLPYDVIRTLNPNFIVIIEATPAEILGRRLRDLKRDRDVETEEQIQRHQDLNRAAAIAYAMHSNALIKIIENHEDKGLEEAVNELVKILDLAVKEYA from the coding sequence ATGTCATTCGTCGTCATAATAACTGGGATCCCTGGGGTGGGTAAGAGCACGATCACTAGGCTTGCACTCCAGAGGACGAGGGCCAAGTTTAGGCTCGTTAATTTTGGTGATTTGATGTTTGAAGAAGCCGTCAAGGCTGGCCTCGTAAAGCATAGGGATGAAATGAGAAAACTACCTCTTTCTGTTCAGAGGGAGCTACAAAAGAAAGTTGCCGAGAAGATAGCTAAGATGGCTAAGAAGGAGCCCATTCTAATAGATACCCATGCGACGATAAAAACTCCCCATGGGTACCTCTTGGGTCTCCCCTACGATGTAATAAGAACACTTAACCCAAACTTCATTGTGATAATTGAGGCAACTCCGGCGGAGATCTTGGGAAGGAGGTTGAGGGACTTGAAAAGAGACAGGGATGTGGAAACTGAGGAGCAAATCCAGAGACACCAAGATTTAAATAGGGCTGCTGCAATAGCCTATGCGATGCATTCAAATGCCCTGATAAAGATTATTGAAAACCACGAAGATAAGGGGCTTGAAGAAGCAGTTAATGAGCTTGTTAAAATACTTGATCTGGCGGTGAAGGAATATGCTTGA